The Streptomyces sp. NBC_00691 genome has a segment encoding these proteins:
- the rplJ gene encoding 50S ribosomal protein L10, with protein sequence MARPDKAAAVAELEDKFRSSNAVVLTSYTGLTVAQLKTLRRSLGENAQYAVVKNTLTKIAANQAGISALDDQLAGSTAAAFVTGDPVESAKALRDFAKENPNLVIKGGVLDGKALSADEFKKLADLESREVLLSKLAGAFKGKQSQTASLLQALPSKFVRTAEALRVKLAEQGGAE encoded by the coding sequence ATGGCAAGGCCCGACAAGGCTGCCGCGGTAGCCGAGCTTGAGGACAAGTTCCGCAGCTCGAACGCCGTCGTGCTGACCTCGTACACGGGGCTCACCGTGGCGCAGCTGAAGACGCTGCGTCGTTCGCTCGGTGAGAACGCCCAGTACGCCGTGGTGAAGAACACGCTGACCAAGATTGCGGCCAACCAGGCCGGCATCTCCGCGCTGGACGACCAGCTTGCTGGTTCGACCGCGGCCGCCTTCGTCACCGGTGACCCGGTGGAGTCGGCGAAGGCTCTGCGTGACTTCGCCAAGGAGAACCCGAACCTCGTCATCAAGGGCGGTGTCCTTGATGGCAAGGCGCTGTCCGCCGACGAGTTCAAGAAGCTCGCGGACCTCGAGTCCCGCGAGGTTCTGCTCAGCAAGCTGGCCGGCGCGTTCAAGGGCAAGCAGTCCCAGACTGCCTCGCTCCTGCAGGCGCTGCCGTCGAAGTTCGTCCGCACCGCGGAGGCGCTTCGCGTCAAGCTCGCCGAGCAGGGCGGTGCCGAGTAA
- a CDS encoding adenosine deaminase — translation MEHVYRDLTQLPKAHLHLHFTGSMRPSTLIELADKYGVHLPEALSGGTPPKLRATDERGWFRFQRLYDIARSCLRAPEDIQRLVREAAQEDVRDGSGWLEIQVDPTSYAPHLGGLIPALEIILDAVDAASRETGLGMRVLVAANRMKHPLEARTLARLAVRFADRGVVGFGLSNDERRGLARDFDRAFAIARDGGLLAAPHGGELTGPASVRDCLDDLRASRVGHGVRSAEDPRLLRKLAERGVTCEVCPSSNVALGVYEKHEDVPLRTLFDAGVPMALGADDPLLFGSRLAAQYEIARRHHDFTDPELAELARQSVRGSAAPEDIRGKLLAGIDDWLAA, via the coding sequence ATGGAGCACGTTTACCGCGATCTCACCCAGCTGCCCAAGGCCCATCTGCACCTGCACTTCACCGGTTCGATGCGGCCCTCCACCCTGATCGAGCTGGCCGACAAGTACGGCGTGCACCTTCCCGAGGCGCTGAGCGGAGGTACCCCTCCGAAGCTGCGGGCGACCGACGAGCGCGGCTGGTTCCGCTTCCAGCGGCTGTACGACATCGCCCGCTCCTGTCTGCGCGCCCCCGAGGACATCCAGCGGCTCGTCCGCGAGGCGGCCCAGGAGGACGTCCGGGACGGCTCGGGCTGGCTGGAGATCCAGGTCGACCCCACCTCGTACGCCCCGCACCTCGGCGGGCTCATCCCCGCCCTGGAGATCATCCTCGACGCGGTCGACGCGGCCTCGCGCGAGACCGGGCTCGGGATGCGGGTCCTGGTCGCGGCCAACCGGATGAAGCACCCCCTGGAGGCGCGGACGCTGGCCCGGCTCGCGGTGCGGTTCGCCGACCGGGGCGTGGTCGGCTTCGGGCTCTCCAACGACGAGCGGCGCGGCCTGGCGCGGGACTTCGACCGGGCCTTCGCCATCGCGCGCGACGGCGGCCTCCTCGCGGCCCCGCACGGCGGCGAACTGACGGGTCCGGCGTCCGTACGGGACTGCCTGGACGATCTGCGGGCCTCCCGGGTCGGTCACGGGGTCCGCTCGGCGGAGGACCCGCGGCTGCTGCGCAAGCTCGCGGAGCGGGGGGTGACCTGCGAGGTCTGCCCGTCGTCCAACGTGGCCCTCGGGGTGTACGAGAAGCACGAGGACGTCCCGCTGCGGACGCTCTTCGACGCGGGGGTGCCGATGGCCCTCGGCGCGGACGACCCCCTGTTGTTCGGCTCCCGCCTGGCGGCGCAGTACGAGATCGCCCGCAGGCACCACGACTTCACGGACCCGGAACTGGCGGAACTGGCCCGGCAGTCGGTCCGGGGCTCGGCGGCGCCCGAGGACATCAGGGGGAAGCTGCTGGCCGGGATCGACGACTGGCTGGCCGCCTGA
- a CDS encoding NAD(P)-dependent oxidoreductase, producing the protein MRLTVFGATGGIGREVVAQALASGHEVTAVVRDPGRLTASGTGLTVLRRSDLSDPESLRGALRGRDAVLSGLGARSRADAGVAARLTRSVLMAMEAEKVRRLLVVSAAPLGPVPDGQGVLDRAVLAVVNSVLKDVYADLRVMEADLAASGADWTSVRPPRLTDKQVTGRYRRVVAGTPPRGRSLARADVAHAMLAMIDDPATVRQGVGVAY; encoded by the coding sequence ATGAGGCTCACGGTCTTCGGCGCGACCGGCGGCATCGGCCGGGAGGTCGTGGCCCAGGCCCTGGCCTCCGGGCACGAGGTGACGGCGGTCGTACGGGACCCGGGGCGGCTCACGGCCTCCGGCACGGGGCTCACCGTGCTGCGTCGCTCCGACCTCTCCGATCCGGAGAGCCTGCGCGGCGCCCTCCGGGGCCGGGACGCGGTGCTGTCGGGCCTCGGGGCCCGGTCCCGCGCGGACGCGGGCGTGGCCGCCCGGCTGACCCGTTCGGTCCTCATGGCGATGGAGGCGGAGAAGGTACGCCGTCTCCTGGTGGTGAGCGCGGCCCCGCTCGGCCCGGTCCCGGACGGTCAGGGTGTCCTGGACAGAGCCGTCCTCGCGGTCGTCAACAGCGTCCTGAAGGACGTCTACGCCGATCTGCGGGTCATGGAGGCGGACCTCGCCGCGAGCGGCGCCGACTGGACCTCCGTACGCCCGCCCAGGCTGACGGACAAGCAGGTCACCGGCCGCTACCGCAGGGTCGTCGCCGGGACCCCGCCGCGGGGCCGCTCACTGGCCCGGGCGGACGTGGCGCACGCGATGCTGGCGATGATCGACGACCCGGCCACGGTCCGGCAGGGCGTGGGAGTCGCGTACTAG
- a CDS encoding MFS transporter has product MNQPAARRGSAAWALVITSAAGFMAALDNLVVTTALPSIREDLGGALHDLEWTVSAYTLTFAVLLMFGAALGDRFGRRRLFLVGLTVFTGASAAAALAPGIDALIAARAVQGVGAAIMMPLTLTLLTAAVPAAKRGTAFGIWGAVQGLAVASGPLIGGVLTEHLSWQWIFWLNVPLGLALLPLARLRLAESHGTGARLDITGTLLASGGLFGIVYGLIRGPIDGWTSLTVLTGLVAGTALVGAFVRHGIRAEAPMLPMRLFRNRAFAGINAASLLMFLGMFGSIFLLSQFMQGVLGYSPTEAGLRMLPWTGMPMIVAPLAGALSDRIGGRPVVAAGLALQAIGLAWFALVLTPDASYAAQLPALVVSGIGMALYFAPAANLVMSSVRPSEQGIASGANNALREVGGALGVAVMASIFAAQGGYGSGQSFVDGLLPALWVGAGAVALGAVAVLFAPSRRQEARRKAEGAAEEEAGTKDLIAA; this is encoded by the coding sequence ATGAACCAGCCAGCAGCCCGCCGCGGTTCCGCCGCCTGGGCACTCGTCATCACCAGCGCCGCCGGCTTCATGGCGGCCCTCGACAACCTCGTCGTCACCACCGCCCTCCCCTCGATCCGCGAGGACCTCGGCGGAGCACTGCACGACCTCGAATGGACGGTGAGCGCCTACACCCTCACCTTCGCCGTCCTGCTCATGTTCGGCGCCGCCCTCGGCGACCGCTTCGGCCGCCGCCGCCTCTTCCTCGTCGGACTCACCGTCTTCACCGGCGCCTCCGCAGCGGCCGCCCTCGCCCCCGGCATCGACGCGCTGATCGCCGCCCGAGCCGTCCAGGGCGTCGGCGCCGCGATCATGATGCCGCTCACCCTCACCCTGCTCACCGCGGCCGTCCCGGCCGCCAAGCGCGGGACGGCCTTCGGCATCTGGGGCGCCGTCCAGGGACTCGCCGTCGCCTCGGGGCCCCTCATCGGCGGCGTCCTCACCGAACACCTCTCCTGGCAGTGGATCTTCTGGCTGAACGTCCCGCTCGGCCTCGCCCTGCTGCCGCTCGCCCGGCTGCGTCTCGCCGAGTCGCACGGCACCGGAGCCCGCCTCGACATCACCGGCACGCTCCTCGCCAGCGGCGGCCTCTTCGGCATCGTGTACGGGCTGATCCGCGGCCCGATCGACGGCTGGACCTCCCTCACCGTCCTCACCGGACTGGTCGCCGGCACCGCGCTCGTCGGCGCGTTCGTCCGCCACGGCATCCGCGCCGAGGCACCGATGCTGCCCATGCGGCTCTTCCGCAACCGCGCCTTCGCCGGGATCAACGCGGCCAGCCTGCTGATGTTCCTCGGCATGTTCGGCTCGATCTTCCTGCTCAGCCAGTTCATGCAGGGCGTCCTCGGCTACTCGCCCACCGAGGCCGGGCTGCGGATGCTGCCCTGGACCGGTATGCCGATGATCGTCGCGCCGCTCGCGGGTGCCCTCTCCGACCGGATCGGCGGCCGCCCCGTCGTCGCCGCGGGTCTCGCCCTCCAGGCGATCGGCCTCGCCTGGTTCGCGCTCGTCCTGACCCCCGACGCCTCGTACGCCGCCCAGCTCCCCGCCCTCGTCGTGAGCGGCATCGGGATGGCGCTGTACTTCGCACCGGCGGCCAACCTCGTGATGTCCAGCGTCCGCCCGTCCGAACAGGGCATCGCCTCCGGCGCCAACAACGCGCTGCGCGAGGTCGGCGGCGCGCTCGGCGTCGCCGTGATGGCCTCGATCTTCGCCGCCCAGGGCGGCTACGGGTCCGGCCAGAGCTTCGTCGACGGCCTGCTGCCCGCGCTGTGGGTCGGCGCGGGCGCGGTGGCCCTGGGAGCGGTGGCGGTCCTGTTCGCGCCGTCGCGGCGCCAGGAGGCCCGACGGAAGGCGGAGGGGGCGGCCGAGGAGGAGGCCGGCACGAAGGACCTCATCGCCGCGTGA
- a CDS encoding pyridoxal phosphate-dependent aminotransferase yields the protein MSAATPPTERRVSARIGAISESATLAVDAKAKALKAAGRPVIGFGAGEPDFPTPDYIVDAAVEACKNPKYHRYTPAGGLPELKAAIAAKTLRDSGYEVDPSQVLVTNGGKQAIYEAFAAILDPGDEVIVPAPYWTTYPESIRLAGGVPVDVVADETTGYRVSVEQLEAARTEKTKVVLFVSPSNPTGAVYSEADAEAIGRWAVEHGLWVLTDEIYEHLVYGDAKFSSLPTIVPELRDKCIVVNGVAKTYAMTGWRVGWIVGPKDVVKAATNLQSHATSNVSNVAQIAALAAVSGNLDAVAEMRTAFDRRRQTIVRMLNEIEGVYCPTPEGAFYAYPSVKALLGKEIRGKRPQTSVELAALILDEAEVAVVPGEAFGTPGYLRLSYALGDEDLVEGVSRLQKLLAEATD from the coding sequence ATGAGCGCTGCTACCCCTCCCACCGAGCGTCGGGTCTCCGCCCGCATCGGTGCGATCTCCGAGTCCGCCACCCTCGCCGTCGACGCCAAGGCCAAGGCCCTCAAGGCCGCCGGGCGCCCGGTGATCGGTTTCGGCGCGGGTGAGCCCGACTTCCCGACCCCGGACTACATCGTCGACGCGGCCGTCGAGGCCTGCAAGAACCCGAAGTACCACCGCTACACGCCGGCCGGCGGTCTGCCGGAGCTGAAGGCCGCCATCGCCGCCAAGACGCTGCGCGACTCCGGCTACGAGGTCGACCCCTCCCAGGTCCTGGTGACCAACGGCGGCAAGCAGGCGATCTACGAGGCGTTCGCCGCGATCCTCGACCCGGGCGACGAGGTCATCGTCCCGGCGCCGTACTGGACGACGTACCCGGAGTCGATCCGCCTCGCGGGCGGCGTCCCGGTGGACGTCGTCGCCGACGAGACCACCGGCTACCGGGTCTCGGTGGAGCAGCTGGAGGCGGCCCGTACGGAGAAGACCAAGGTCGTCCTCTTCGTCTCGCCGTCCAACCCGACCGGTGCGGTGTACTCCGAGGCCGACGCCGAGGCGATCGGCCGCTGGGCCGTCGAGCACGGCCTGTGGGTCCTCACCGACGAGATCTACGAGCACCTCGTCTACGGCGACGCGAAGTTCAGCTCGCTGCCGACGATCGTCCCCGAGCTGCGCGACAAGTGCATCGTGGTCAACGGTGTGGCGAAGACGTACGCGATGACGGGCTGGCGCGTCGGGTGGATCGTGGGCCCGAAGGACGTCGTGAAGGCCGCGACGAACCTGCAGTCGCACGCCACGTCCAACGTGAGCAACGTGGCGCAGATCGCCGCCCTCGCCGCCGTCTCGGGGAACCTGGACGCCGTCGCGGAGATGCGGACCGCCTTCGACCGCCGTCGCCAGACGATCGTGCGGATGCTCAACGAGATCGAGGGCGTCTACTGCCCGACGCCGGAGGGCGCGTTCTACGCGTACCCGTCGGTGAAGGCGCTGCTCGGCAAGGAGATCCGCGGCAAGCGCCCGCAGACCTCCGTCGAGCTGGCCGCGCTGATCCTGGACGAGGCCGAGGTCGCGGTCGTCCCGGGCGAGGCCTTCGGCACGCCGGGCTACCTGCGCCTGTCGTACGCGCTGGGTGACGAGGACCTGGTGGAGGGCGTGTCCCGCCTGCAGAAGCTCCTCGCCGAGGCGACCGACTGA
- a CDS encoding UDP-N-acetylmuramate dehydrogenase, with product MQPLLDAPLAPLTTFRLGGPAARLVTATTDDEVVAAVREADATGTPLLIIGGGSNLVIGDKGFDGTALRIATRGFALDGTRLELAAGEVWTDAVARTVEAGLAGIECLAGIPGSAGATPIQNVGAYGQDVSATVTEVVAYDRRADETVTLTNAECAFSYRHSLFKEHPERYVVLRVRFELEDADGLSAPVKYAETARALGVEAGDRVPLARTRETVLRLRAGKGMVLDPADHDTWSAGSFFTNPILTAEEYETFLTRVAGRLGADVTPPAFPAGEDGAVKTSAAWLIDRAGFTKGYGSGPARISTKHTLALTNRGEATTEDLLALAREVVAGVHEAFGITLVNEPVTVGVSL from the coding sequence GTGCAGCCTCTTCTCGACGCCCCCCTCGCGCCCCTGACCACCTTCCGGCTCGGCGGTCCCGCGGCCCGGCTCGTCACCGCCACCACGGACGACGAGGTGGTCGCCGCCGTTCGCGAGGCCGACGCCACGGGGACGCCGCTGCTGATCATCGGCGGCGGATCCAACCTCGTCATCGGCGACAAGGGCTTCGACGGCACCGCCCTGCGGATCGCGACCCGGGGCTTCGCCCTCGACGGGACGCGGCTGGAGCTCGCCGCCGGCGAGGTCTGGACGGACGCCGTCGCCCGCACCGTCGAGGCCGGGCTCGCCGGGATCGAATGCCTGGCCGGCATCCCCGGCTCGGCCGGCGCGACCCCGATCCAGAACGTCGGCGCCTACGGGCAGGACGTCTCCGCCACCGTGACCGAGGTCGTCGCCTACGACCGGCGCGCCGACGAGACCGTCACCCTCACCAACGCCGAGTGCGCCTTCTCGTACCGCCACAGCCTCTTCAAGGAGCACCCCGAGCGGTACGTGGTGCTCCGGGTCCGCTTCGAGCTGGAGGACGCGGACGGACTGTCCGCGCCCGTCAAGTACGCCGAGACCGCCCGCGCCCTCGGCGTCGAGGCCGGCGACCGGGTGCCGCTCGCGCGGACCCGCGAGACCGTCCTGCGGCTGCGCGCCGGCAAGGGCATGGTCCTGGACCCGGCGGACCACGACACCTGGTCCGCGGGCTCCTTCTTCACCAACCCGATCCTCACGGCGGAGGAGTACGAGACCTTCCTCACCCGCGTGGCCGGGCGCCTCGGCGCGGACGTCACCCCGCCGGCCTTCCCCGCGGGCGAGGACGGCGCGGTGAAGACCTCCGCCGCCTGGCTGATCGACAGGGCCGGATTCACCAAGGGGTACGGCTCCGGGCCCGCGCGGATCTCCACCAAGCACACGCTCGCGCTGACCAACCGGGGCGAGGCCACCACCGAGGACCTGCTCGCGCTGGCCCGCGAGGTCGTCGCCGGGGTCCACGAGGCGTTCGGGATCACGCTGGTCAACGAGCCCGTGACGGTCGGCGTCAGTCTGTAG
- the rplL gene encoding 50S ribosomal protein L7/L12 — translation MAKLSQDDLLAQFEEMTLIELSEFVKAFEEKFDVTAAAAVAVAGPAQGGAAPEAEAEQDEFDVILEGAGDKKIQVIKVVRELTSLGLKEAKDLVDGTPKPVLEKVAKEAAEKAAESLKAAGASVTVK, via the coding sequence ATGGCGAAGCTCTCTCAGGACGACCTCCTCGCCCAGTTCGAGGAGATGACCCTCATCGAGCTCTCCGAGTTCGTGAAGGCCTTCGAGGAGAAGTTCGACGTCACCGCCGCCGCGGCCGTCGCCGTCGCCGGCCCGGCGCAGGGTGGCGCCGCCCCCGAGGCCGAGGCCGAGCAGGACGAGTTCGACGTCATCCTCGAGGGTGCCGGCGACAAGAAGATCCAGGTCATCAAGGTCGTGCGTGAGCTCACCTCCCTGGGCCTCAAGGAGGCCAAGGACCTCGTCGACGGCACCCCGAAGCCGGTCCTCGAGAAGGTCGCGAAGGAGGCCGCCGAGAAGGCTGCCGAGTCCCTCAAGGCCGCCGGCGCCTCCGTCACGGTCAAGTAA
- the nusG gene encoding transcription termination/antitermination protein NusG, with amino-acid sequence MSDANLNDAFESESVEDELDIVEAADEDQADAADDVAGEAAEEAALQVEDEDQEEAESDEDADAEDDEAVADEDDESVADEVEDAEEETDEEAEPAAPVDPVAALREELRTLPGEWYVIHTYAGYEKRVKANLEQRAVSLNVEDFIYQAEVPEEEIVQIKGGERKNVKQNKLPGYVLVRMDLTNESWGVVRNTPGVTGFVGNAYDPYPLTLDEIVKMLAPEAEEKAAREAAEAEGKPAPARKLEVQVLDFEVGDSVTVTDGPFATLQATINEINPDSKKVKGLVEIFGRETPVELSFDQIQKN; translated from the coding sequence GTGTCTGACGCGAACCTGAACGACGCCTTCGAGTCCGAGTCCGTCGAGGACGAGCTGGACATCGTCGAGGCCGCCGACGAGGACCAGGCAGACGCTGCTGACGACGTTGCCGGCGAGGCCGCCGAGGAAGCCGCTCTCCAGGTCGAGGACGAGGACCAGGAAGAGGCGGAGTCCGACGAGGACGCCGACGCCGAGGACGATGAGGCCGTCGCCGACGAGGACGACGAGTCCGTCGCCGACGAGGTCGAGGACGCCGAGGAAGAGACCGACGAGGAGGCCGAGCCGGCCGCCCCGGTCGACCCGGTCGCCGCGCTCCGCGAGGAGCTGCGCACCCTGCCCGGCGAGTGGTACGTCATCCACACCTACGCGGGCTACGAGAAGCGCGTGAAGGCCAACCTCGAGCAGCGTGCCGTCTCGCTCAACGTCGAGGACTTCATCTACCAGGCCGAGGTCCCCGAGGAAGAGATCGTCCAGATCAAGGGCGGCGAGCGGAAGAACGTCAAGCAGAACAAGCTTCCCGGCTACGTTCTCGTCCGCATGGACCTGACGAACGAGTCCTGGGGCGTCGTCCGCAACACCCCCGGTGTCACCGGCTTCGTGGGCAACGCCTACGACCCGTACCCGCTGACCCTGGACGAGATCGTCAAGATGCTCGCCCCGGAGGCCGAGGAGAAGGCCGCCCGTGAGGCCGCCGAGGCCGAGGGCAAGCCGGCTCCGGCCCGCAAGCTCGAGGTCCAGGTGCTGGACTTCGAGGTCGGCGACTCGGTCACCGTCACCGACGGCCCCTTCGCCACCCTCCAGGCGACCATCAACGAGATCAACCCCGACTCGAAGAAGGTCAAGGGCCTCGTCGAGATCTTCGGTCGCGAGACCCCGGTCGAGCTCAGCTTCGACCAGATCCAGAAGAACTGA
- the rplK gene encoding 50S ribosomal protein L11 produces the protein MPPKKKKVTGLIKLQINAGAANPAPPVGPALGQHGVNIMEFCKAYNAATESQRGMVVPVEITVYEDRSFTFITKTPPAAKLILKAAGVDKGSGEPHKTKVAKLTAAQVREIATVKLPDLNANDLDAASKIIAGTARSMGITVEG, from the coding sequence ATGCCTCCCAAGAAGAAGAAGGTCACGGGGCTTATCAAGCTCCAGATCAACGCTGGTGCGGCCAACCCGGCCCCGCCGGTCGGTCCCGCGCTGGGCCAGCACGGCGTCAACATCATGGAGTTCTGCAAGGCCTACAACGCCGCGACCGAGTCGCAGCGTGGCATGGTCGTGCCGGTGGAGATCACGGTCTACGAAGACCGTTCCTTCACCTTCATCACCAAGACTCCGCCGGCCGCCAAGCTGATCCTCAAGGCCGCTGGTGTGGACAAGGGCTCCGGCGAGCCGCACAAGACCAAGGTCGCCAAGCTCACGGCTGCCCAGGTCCGCGAGATCGCCACGGTCAAGCTCCCCGACCTGAACGCCAACGACCTGGACGCCGCGTCCAAGATCATCGCTGGCACCGCCCGTTCCATGGGCATCACGGTCGAGGGCTGA
- a CDS encoding TetR/AcrR family transcriptional regulator, with protein sequence MVRMSAEERRESVVRAAMSEFSRGGYHGTSTEAIAKRVGVSQPYLFRLFPGKKAIFLAASERCISDTIRVFEEASKGLTGQEALHAMAAAYTRIITEDPDRLLMQMQVYVTVAAAEAAGDHEFGEAVRAGWTALWETVHLALGADADETTTFLAYGMLINTLVAMGFPPEHRVWEGFYPSVRRPGGQEG encoded by the coding sequence ATGGTCAGGATGAGTGCGGAGGAGCGGCGCGAGAGCGTCGTTCGCGCGGCGATGAGCGAGTTCAGCCGCGGCGGGTACCACGGCACGTCCACCGAGGCGATCGCCAAGCGCGTCGGCGTCTCGCAGCCGTATCTCTTCCGGCTCTTCCCTGGGAAGAAGGCCATCTTCCTGGCCGCCTCCGAGCGCTGCATCAGCGACACCATCCGGGTCTTCGAAGAGGCCTCGAAGGGGCTGACCGGCCAGGAGGCCCTGCATGCCATGGCCGCCGCGTACACCCGGATCATCACCGAGGACCCCGACCGGCTCCTCATGCAGATGCAGGTGTACGTGACCGTCGCCGCCGCCGAGGCGGCCGGTGACCACGAGTTCGGCGAGGCCGTGCGGGCCGGCTGGACGGCGCTCTGGGAGACCGTCCACCTCGCGCTCGGCGCGGACGCCGACGAGACCACGACCTTCCTGGCGTACGGGATGCTCATCAACACCCTCGTCGCCATGGGCTTTCCGCCGGAGCACCGGGTCTGGGAGGGGTTCTACCCCTCCGTCCGCCGCCCCGGCGGCCAGGAGGGGTAG
- the rplA gene encoding 50S ribosomal protein L1: MKRSKTLRAADAKIDSEKLYAPLEAVRLAKDTSSTKFDGTVEVAFRLGVDPRKADQMVRGTVNLPHGTGKTARVLVFATGDRAEAAIAAGADIVGSDELIDEISKGNRLNEFDAVVATPDLMGKVGRLGRVLGPRGLMPNPKVGTVTPDVAKAVNEIKGGKIEFRVDKHSNLHFIIGKVSFDDTKLVENYAAALDEILRLKPSAAKGRYIKKATITTTMGPGIPLDSNRTRNLLVEEDPAAV, encoded by the coding sequence GTGAAGCGCAGCAAGACCCTCCGCGCAGCGGACGCCAAGATCGACAGCGAGAAGCTCTACGCTCCTCTCGAGGCCGTCCGTCTCGCCAAGGACACCTCCAGCACGAAGTTCGACGGCACCGTCGAGGTCGCCTTCCGCCTGGGCGTCGACCCGCGCAAGGCCGACCAGATGGTCCGTGGCACCGTGAACCTTCCGCACGGCACCGGCAAGACCGCCCGGGTCCTGGTCTTCGCGACCGGTGACCGTGCCGAGGCCGCGATCGCCGCGGGCGCCGACATCGTCGGCTCCGACGAGCTCATCGACGAGATCTCGAAGGGCAACCGCCTGAACGAGTTCGACGCCGTTGTGGCCACCCCGGACCTCATGGGCAAGGTCGGCCGCCTCGGCCGCGTCCTCGGCCCGCGTGGTCTCATGCCGAACCCCAAGGTCGGCACCGTCACCCCCGATGTCGCCAAGGCTGTCAACGAGATCAAGGGCGGCAAGATCGAGTTCCGCGTCGACAAGCACTCGAACCTGCACTTCATCATCGGCAAGGTCTCCTTCGATGACACGAAGCTGGTCGAGAACTACGCCGCGGCCCTGGACGAGATCCTGCGTCTGAAGCCGTCCGCCGCGAAGGGTCGCTACATCAAGAAGGCGACCATCACGACGACGATGGGCCCCGGCATCCCGCTGGACTCGAACCGCACCCGCAACCTCCTCGTCGAGGAGGACCCGGCCGCGGTCTGA
- the secE gene encoding preprotein translocase subunit SecE, with the protein MTDAVGSIDMPDADDEASESKKKSRKGGKRGKKGPLGRLALFYRQIVAELRKVVWPTRSQLSTYTTVVIVFVVIMIGLVTVIDYGFQEAVKYVFG; encoded by the coding sequence GTGACGGACGCCGTAGGCTCCATCGACATGCCTGATGCCGATGACGAGGCCTCCGAGTCGAAGAAGAAGTCCCGCAAGGGCGGCAAGCGCGGCAAGAAGGGCCCTCTGGGCCGTCTCGCGCTCTTCTACCGACAGATCGTCGCCGAGCTCCGCAAGGTCGTCTGGCCCACGCGCAGCCAGCTTTCGACGTACACCACCGTGGTGATTGTCTTCGTCGTCATCATGATCGGCCTTGTCACCGTGATTGACTATGGCTTCCAGGAAGCAGTCAAGTACGTCTTCGGCTGA
- a CDS encoding MaoC family dehydratase, translating to MTAKIAYDEVEVGTELPAQSFPVSRATLVRYAGASGDFNPIHWNEKFAVEVGLPDVIAHGMFTMAEAIRVVTDWAGDPAAVVEYGVRFTKPVVVPNDEAGALIEVSAKVAAKLDDQQVRVDLTATCAGQKVLGMSRAVVRLA from the coding sequence ATGACCGCGAAGATCGCCTACGACGAGGTCGAGGTCGGCACCGAGCTGCCCGCGCAGAGCTTCCCCGTGAGCCGCGCCACACTCGTCCGGTACGCCGGCGCCTCGGGGGACTTCAACCCCATCCACTGGAACGAGAAGTTCGCGGTGGAGGTCGGCCTCCCCGACGTCATCGCCCACGGCATGTTCACCATGGCCGAGGCGATCCGCGTCGTCACCGACTGGGCCGGCGACCCCGCCGCCGTCGTCGAGTACGGCGTCCGTTTCACCAAGCCCGTCGTCGTCCCCAACGACGAGGCCGGCGCGCTGATCGAGGTCAGCGCCAAGGTCGCCGCGAAGCTGGACGACCAGCAGGTGCGGGTCGACCTCACCGCGACGTGCGCGGGCCAGAAGGTCCTGGGCATGTCCCGGGCCGTGGTCCGGCTCGCGTAG